One genomic segment of Paenibacillus sp. FSL H8-0332 includes these proteins:
- a CDS encoding Zn-dependent hydrolase, giving the protein MQVKQLLVNGERLKNTIEAFADFGRTDHNGVTRLSLSEQDVRVRGYFTACCEELGMSVKVDDMGNMYATLAGSEEGPPIVMGSHLDTVKKGGRFDGVLGVIAGLEVVRTLVDHGIKPCLPVTVMNFTNEEGARFEPSMMASGVLSGKFDKAAMLEKKDAEGIRFGEALEASGYAGESENRIREAAAYLELHIEQGPVLEKENVKIGLVDCVVGMVCYEIEVTGESDHAGTTPMDMRRDALFAATDIITELRRKLAVLDPELVYTMGRMNVLPNIHTVIPNKVIFTVEARHKDMDVVREVEAIIHGLPEEVLECSVSKTKLWGRDTVWFDPGICALVADATQKLGYSSRKLASGAGHDAQFVAGFLPSAMIFVPSVNGKSHCEEELTSYEDCEMGVNVVLETVLSVLAVPEGRVG; this is encoded by the coding sequence ATGCAGGTTAAGCAACTATTGGTGAACGGTGAGCGGCTGAAGAATACGATTGAGGCTTTTGCTGATTTCGGGCGGACAGACCATAACGGAGTTACCCGGCTGTCGCTGTCGGAGCAGGATGTGCGGGTGCGCGGCTATTTCACCGCCTGCTGCGAAGAGCTGGGCATGAGCGTGAAGGTGGATGATATGGGCAATATGTATGCCACTCTGGCTGGCAGTGAAGAGGGGCCGCCCATAGTGATGGGCTCACATCTGGATACTGTCAAGAAGGGCGGCAGATTCGACGGTGTGCTGGGGGTGATTGCAGGCCTTGAGGTAGTGAGAACCTTGGTGGATCACGGGATTAAGCCATGCCTGCCTGTCACGGTGATGAACTTCACCAACGAGGAGGGGGCGCGCTTCGAGCCGTCCATGATGGCCTCGGGCGTCTTGTCCGGCAAGTTCGATAAGGCGGCTATGCTGGAGAAGAAGGATGCGGAAGGCATCCGCTTCGGCGAGGCGCTGGAGGCCAGCGGTTATGCCGGGGAGTCGGAGAACCGGATCAGGGAAGCGGCGGCTTATCTGGAGCTGCATATTGAGCAAGGCCCCGTGCTGGAGAAGGAGAACGTTAAGATCGGATTGGTTGACTGTGTTGTGGGTATGGTCTGCTATGAGATTGAAGTGACCGGGGAGTCGGATCATGCCGGGACTACGCCGATGGATATGCGCCGGGATGCGTTGTTTGCCGCTACGGATATTATTACAGAGCTGCGCCGCAAGCTGGCGGTGCTGGACCCTGAGCTCGTCTACACGATGGGCAGAATGAACGTGCTGCCTAATATTCATACCGTCATTCCGAACAAGGTGATCTTCACCGTGGAAGCGAGACATAAGGACATGGATGTGGTCCGTGAAGTTGAAGCGATTATTCACGGCCTGCCGGAGGAAGTGCTGGAATGCAGCGTATCGAAGACGAAGCTGTGGGGCCGCGACACGGTATGGTTCGATCCAGGGATCTGTGCGCTGGTGGCTGACGCAACGCAGAAGCTGGGCTATAGCAGCCGGAAGCTGGCCAGCGGTGCGGGGCATGATGCCCAGTTCGTGGCCGGGTTCCTGCCGTCGGCGATGATTTTCGTTCCAAGTGTGAACGGGAAAAGCCATTGCGAGGAAGAACTCACTTCCTATGAGGATTGTGAAATGGGTGTGAATGTGGTGCTGGAGACGGTGCTGTCGGTGCTAGCCGTGCCTGAGGGGCGGGTAGGCTAG
- a CDS encoding extracellular solute-binding protein encodes MKRSWRRRLLMSASLLLAIGGLAGCSGGADGNKNAEGAAANEPTPISIWASLNTNVSITLKNMSEITAIQEWEKKTHIKTEFQHPAVGAETEQFNVMLASNKLPDVMFVYGDYSKLYTDGSIIKLNDLIDKYAPNLKKILDENPEVAKQLKADNGDIYAIPHLRLGKYKTFGGMFIRQDWLDELKLPQPETIAEWETVLQAFKEKKGVSAPLLYGAPPKLTTMGPAAANFLEAYGITNTIFLKDGKVAFGPVEPEFKEFLTTFHRWYQAGLIDPDFATNDQKTFDAKILSGQAGAFFTYIGGGIGRYLPALQEKEPQANLTAVQFPVVNKGDEPMFTGRSWEWSGAGATITKSNKHPEETVKALDYFFSEEGHMLKNFGVEGVTYTMKDGYPTYTDEILKNPDGLSVVQAMAKHFIANYPFVGEDDDRYNEQYYQFQQQKDAVTLFSKYSDNTLKVGLPPVSLTTEESSEYSKIMSDITTYRDEMFIKFVIGAEPLENFDKFTAQIGKFNVKRAIEIQQAAVDRYNAR; translated from the coding sequence ATGAAGAGATCTTGGAGAAGGCGGCTACTGATGAGTGCCAGTCTGCTGCTGGCGATAGGCGGACTGGCAGGCTGCTCGGGTGGCGCAGACGGGAATAAGAACGCGGAGGGCGCTGCGGCCAATGAGCCGACGCCGATCTCCATCTGGGCGTCATTGAACACGAATGTCTCGATCACGCTGAAGAATATGAGTGAGATCACGGCGATTCAGGAGTGGGAAAAGAAGACCCACATTAAGACGGAATTTCAGCATCCGGCGGTCGGGGCAGAGACGGAGCAGTTCAACGTGATGCTGGCCTCCAATAAGCTGCCGGATGTGATGTTCGTCTATGGCGATTATTCCAAGCTGTACACGGACGGCAGCATTATTAAGCTGAATGACCTGATCGATAAGTACGCGCCTAACCTGAAGAAGATTCTGGACGAGAATCCCGAGGTGGCGAAGCAGTTGAAGGCGGATAACGGAGACATCTATGCCATCCCGCATCTGCGGCTGGGCAAGTACAAGACCTTCGGCGGCATGTTCATCCGCCAGGACTGGCTGGATGAACTGAAGCTGCCGCAGCCGGAGACGATCGCGGAGTGGGAGACGGTGCTGCAGGCCTTCAAGGAGAAAAAGGGCGTAAGCGCCCCGCTCCTGTACGGCGCTCCGCCCAAGCTGACGACGATGGGCCCGGCGGCCGCGAATTTCCTGGAGGCCTACGGAATCACGAATACGATCTTCCTCAAGGACGGCAAGGTGGCGTTCGGGCCGGTCGAGCCGGAATTCAAAGAGTTCCTGACTACCTTCCACCGCTGGTATCAGGCGGGGCTGATCGATCCTGACTTCGCCACCAATGATCAGAAGACCTTTGATGCCAAGATTCTGAGCGGCCAGGCCGGTGCCTTCTTCACTTACATCGGCGGCGGCATCGGGCGTTATCTGCCCGCCCTCCAGGAGAAGGAGCCGCAGGCCAATCTTACGGCCGTCCAGTTCCCCGTAGTGAACAAGGGCGATGAGCCGATGTTCACCGGCCGGTCCTGGGAGTGGAGCGGTGCCGGAGCAACGATCACCAAGAGCAACAAGCACCCCGAGGAGACCGTGAAGGCGCTGGATTATTTCTTCAGTGAAGAAGGCCATATGCTGAAGAACTTCGGCGTAGAAGGGGTGACATACACGATGAAGGACGGGTATCCGACCTACACGGATGAGATTCTGAAGAATCCGGACGGGTTGTCGGTGGTTCAGGCGATGGCGAAGCATTTCATTGCCAACTATCCGTTTGTCGGGGAGGATGATGACCGGTACAACGAGCAATATTACCAGTTCCAGCAGCAGAAGGACGCGGTAACGCTCTTTTCCAAATATAGTGACAATACGCTTAAGGTCGGTCTTCCTCCGGTCAGCCTGACGACTGAGGAATCCAGTGAGTACAGCAAAATCATGAGCGACATCACCACCTACCGCGATGAAATGTTCATCAAGTTCGTCATTGGCGCTGAGCCGCTGGAGAACTTCGATAAGTTCACAGCCCAGATCGGCAAGTTCAATGTGAAGCGGGCGATAGAAATTCAACAGGCGGCAGTAGACCGCTACAACGCAAGATAA
- a CDS encoding polysaccharide pyruvyl transferase family protein: MSQALEKILPLSFRNYVSNIPVYQYYKGYLSYRNAYKDKTKAIYVVGSPEHDNLGDHAITYAQMNFLRKAFPDYTLIEIVANRLMHNMKCLEEFCTPEDIFVLQGGGNFGIEYFREEEVRRKIISEFPNNKIIVFPQTIYFGDTELGRAEFKKTQDIYGSHKDLTLVAREATSYEIMKAGFRNNAVLLTPDIVMSLDITDPPKERHGALLCIRADKESIFSEQDKKVIQEYTSKHYSNTTFTDTCILRSVSLEDRDHELNTLWNQFKEAEVVITDRLHGMIFAAITSTPCIALGNYNYKVVGSYEWIKHLGYVKFTNDVKHIPALLEELKTIQRPRYNNEFSVQHYSQIIESMASSSAREPASSIVTA, from the coding sequence ATGAGCCAAGCCCTTGAGAAGATCCTGCCGCTGTCTTTCCGCAATTATGTAAGCAATATTCCCGTCTATCAATATTATAAGGGCTATCTGAGCTACCGGAATGCATATAAAGACAAAACGAAAGCCATTTACGTCGTCGGCTCCCCCGAGCATGACAATCTGGGCGATCACGCCATCACTTATGCGCAGATGAATTTTTTGCGGAAAGCTTTTCCCGACTATACCCTGATTGAGATTGTCGCCAACCGGCTGATGCATAACATGAAGTGTCTGGAGGAATTCTGCACGCCGGAGGATATCTTCGTGCTTCAGGGCGGGGGCAACTTCGGAATCGAGTATTTCCGCGAGGAAGAGGTGCGCCGCAAGATTATCTCTGAATTCCCAAATAACAAAATCATCGTCTTCCCGCAAACCATCTACTTCGGTGATACCGAGCTGGGCCGCGCGGAGTTCAAGAAGACACAGGATATCTATGGCTCCCACAAAGACCTCACGCTGGTCGCCAGAGAGGCAACGTCGTATGAAATTATGAAAGCCGGTTTCAGAAACAACGCAGTGCTGTTAACGCCGGACATTGTAATGTCTCTGGACATCACCGACCCTCCCAAGGAGCGCCACGGTGCCCTTCTGTGCATTAGAGCCGATAAGGAGAGCATTTTCAGCGAGCAGGACAAGAAGGTCATCCAGGAGTACACCTCCAAACACTACAGCAACACTACGTTCACGGATACCTGCATCCTCCGCTCTGTCTCCCTGGAAGACCGGGACCACGAGCTGAACACCTTATGGAATCAGTTCAAGGAGGCCGAGGTTGTGATTACGGACCGGCTGCACGGGATGATTTTTGCGGCGATTACGTCCACGCCTTGTATTGCACTGGGGAATTACAATTATAAGGTCGTAGGCAGCTACGAATGGATCAAGCATCTGGGTTATGTGAAATTCACGAACGATGTGAAGCACATCCCGGCATTGCTGGAAGAACTGAAGACGATCCAGCGTCCCCGGTACAATAATGAATTCTCGGTCCAGCATTACAGCCAGATCATTGAATCCATGGCAAGCAGCAGCGCTAGAGAACCTGCTTCGTCTATCGTTACCGCTTAA
- a CDS encoding glycosyltransferase — MKPEISIIVPIYNVELYLRKCVDSILAQTFRSFELILVNDGSPDKCGEICEYYKELDPRVVVIHKQNGGLSDARNYGIDVAKGRYIGFVDSDDWIEPDMYEALHGLITAHNADIAVCGHCEVQDEVKLEKSFTHQVRVYDNAHAFDKLLEDTEIQNLAWDKLYKAELFSQVRYPVGRYFEDIFTTYKLFLQANKTVSLDSPKYLYLKRSDSITGAMNNRKYYDRFCAALEIYETIQDKNYPIAKEISLSRTVTEGIELCNFQLITGETAVNKEYLAELGGFLSKHTSAILRNRIIRREMKTAALLILTSSTVYKMLYYSKLRLKGSNMI, encoded by the coding sequence GTGAAGCCAGAGATAAGTATTATTGTGCCTATCTACAACGTGGAATTGTACCTGAGGAAGTGTGTGGATTCGATATTGGCGCAGACCTTCCGCAGCTTTGAATTGATTCTGGTCAATGACGGATCACCCGATAAGTGCGGCGAGATATGCGAGTATTACAAAGAGCTGGACCCCCGTGTCGTAGTTATTCATAAGCAGAACGGCGGATTGTCCGATGCCCGGAACTATGGTATTGATGTGGCAAAGGGCCGGTATATCGGGTTCGTTGACAGCGATGACTGGATAGAACCGGACATGTATGAAGCCCTGCACGGACTCATCACCGCCCACAATGCAGATATCGCTGTATGCGGTCATTGCGAGGTACAGGATGAGGTCAAGCTGGAAAAGTCCTTCACGCACCAGGTGCGTGTATACGATAATGCGCATGCCTTTGACAAGCTGCTGGAAGATACCGAGATCCAGAACCTTGCCTGGGATAAGCTGTATAAGGCCGAGCTGTTCAGCCAGGTGAGATATCCGGTCGGCCGGTATTTCGAGGACATTTTTACCACCTATAAATTATTCCTCCAGGCGAACAAGACCGTCTCGCTGGACTCCCCCAAATACCTGTATCTGAAGCGAAGCGACAGCATCACCGGAGCGATGAACAACCGGAAATATTACGACCGCTTCTGTGCGGCGCTGGAGATCTACGAGACGATTCAGGATAAAAACTATCCGATCGCCAAAGAAATCTCGTTATCCCGGACCGTAACCGAAGGCATCGAGCTGTGCAACTTCCAGCTGATTACCGGCGAGACTGCAGTGAACAAGGAATATCTGGCCGAGCTGGGCGGGTTCCTGAGCAAGCATACCTCCGCAATCCTGCGCAACCGTATTATCCGCCGGGAGATGAAGACCGCAGCCCTGCTTATTCTGACCAGCTCCACGGTATACAAAATGCTGTATTATTCCAAACTCCGTTTGAAGGGAAGTAATATGATATGA
- a CDS encoding aldose 1-epimerase family protein, whose protein sequence is MNTILRSGSAVAEIHSLGAELVSFKRTDTGTEYMWSGDAAYWTGRSPVLFPIIGAAMGGEIQVDGQAYKLANHGFARRSEFTLVEASETQAVYRLSHSENTLASYPYPFNLFLTYTLSGNTLEIGYRVENPGGQEIFFQLGTHPAFNCPIGGEGSFTDYYLEFEQPERLERLFLNKTGQIIQGTSETLLEDGNTLPLDHEMFANDALVFRNVQSKSVALKSRQSDRSVTVAFTGFPDLGIWQPKNAPFVCIEPWHGVADIEGFTGDFREKQNVISLPPEGQFTSALAITFN, encoded by the coding sequence ATGAATACCATTTTACGCAGCGGCTCAGCCGTAGCCGAGATTCATTCACTCGGAGCAGAGCTGGTCAGCTTCAAAAGAACAGATACCGGGACGGAATATATGTGGAGCGGGGATGCCGCTTACTGGACAGGCCGTTCGCCTGTGCTGTTCCCGATTATCGGGGCAGCCATGGGCGGCGAGATCCAGGTGGACGGGCAGGCGTACAAGCTGGCCAATCACGGCTTCGCCAGACGCAGTGAATTCACGCTGGTAGAAGCAAGCGAGACGCAGGCAGTCTACCGGCTATCGCACAGCGAGAACACTCTGGCGAGCTATCCCTACCCGTTCAACCTGTTCCTGACCTACACCCTGAGCGGCAATACGCTTGAGATCGGCTACCGTGTGGAGAACCCCGGCGGACAGGAAATCTTCTTCCAGCTCGGCACCCATCCGGCGTTCAACTGCCCGATTGGCGGAGAAGGCAGCTTCACCGACTATTATCTTGAATTCGAACAGCCGGAGCGCCTGGAGCGCTTGTTCCTGAACAAGACCGGCCAGATCATCCAGGGTACCAGCGAGACCCTGCTGGAAGACGGAAATACACTTCCGCTTGACCATGAGATGTTCGCAAATGACGCACTGGTTTTCCGCAATGTCCAGTCCAAATCGGTTGCCCTCAAAAGCAGACAGTCTGACCGGAGCGTAACGGTCGCCTTCACGGGCTTCCCCGATCTCGGCATCTGGCAGCCGAAGAATGCACCATTCGTATGTATCGAGCCTTGGCATGGTGTGGCCGATATCGAAGGCTTCACCGGCGATTTCCGGGAAAAGCAGAACGTCATCTCCCTGCCGCCGGAGGGCCAGTTTACCAGTGCGCTGGCGATTACGTTTAACTAA
- a CDS encoding helix-turn-helix domain-containing protein produces the protein MKKKSILLSWSLSYLVILLIPVTIGAAVFAESRNLLKEEVNRSNMVLLSQVQETIDSQTQDISSISSQLMADSQLSSFINHASEQDARWRLMGLELIKNLKSIRIGNGLIRELYIYVKSSDVALSSSSLVSKKLLYDIYYEGTGVSGPEWTRLMQESDQSVFRKMKVLSEDRRIEETLVYLQPFPVQVSQSSPATFVVMLDPERFQQAINNVRLEPESIVFILDRDGRTLFSTGTVETPYTIHQYLQQNKDSERRTGTADWNGESVTVSQISSSVEDWQYVSIVPTRIYAKKLMVIRSITFAGVAAVLLLGGIAAWWFTRRNYRPLGRIMDIISDKVKGKLEQPDDEFGILQTVLTRAWEEQDQFATRLKEQQSMVRSSFLARLLKGRVQPGEGLAGEMERLGLFWESDSFAVLLVHLENYEGLFRTRAPEDEEGKRQFVHLILTNVLEELLGPAGPVYSAEMDGRIALLVNLRRNAADAVPELIRATGEAQHFIQSRFLIYFSVGVSSVHTSLADISACFRESEEALEYRLILGIGQIIDQDRIRQPKEELYYPLDLERQLVNYIATGNYARSTEVMNEILMTNFAGEPLSVELARCLMFELIGTMLKATEQLKTDDLKELTRRNELIRRLFACETFEEIETELLQILETVCQMVHERKRSHNTELKEQLLEFIHENYNDVNLGLTHISERFRFHPTYVSKYFKEQTGTNVIDYINQYRIEEAKRILEADELNVQEVSERVGFLNSNSLIRVFKKYEGITPGQYKQANRLIQQDNL, from the coding sequence ATGAAAAAGAAAAGCATCCTGCTGTCCTGGAGCCTCTCTTATCTGGTCATCCTGCTCATCCCCGTCACCATCGGGGCGGCTGTCTTTGCGGAGTCCCGCAATCTGCTGAAGGAAGAGGTGAACCGCTCCAACATGGTGCTGCTGTCCCAGGTGCAGGAGACCATCGACAGCCAGACCCAGGATATCAGCAGCATCAGCAGCCAGCTCATGGCCGATTCCCAGCTCAGCAGCTTCATCAACCACGCCTCCGAGCAGGATGCCAGATGGCGGCTGATGGGGCTGGAGCTGATCAAGAACCTCAAATCCATCCGGATCGGGAACGGGCTCATCCGCGAGCTGTACATCTATGTGAAGTCTTCGGATGTGGCGCTGTCCTCCTCTTCGCTGGTGTCCAAGAAGCTGCTGTATGACATTTACTATGAGGGGACCGGGGTAAGCGGGCCAGAGTGGACCCGGCTGATGCAGGAGTCAGACCAGAGTGTTTTTCGCAAAATGAAGGTTCTCAGCGAGGACCGCCGCATTGAAGAAACGCTGGTCTACCTGCAGCCGTTCCCGGTTCAGGTGTCGCAGAGCAGCCCGGCGACCTTTGTGGTGATGCTGGACCCGGAACGGTTCCAGCAGGCGATCAACAATGTGCGGCTGGAGCCGGAGAGTATTGTATTCATCCTGGACCGTGACGGGCGGACGCTTTTTTCTACAGGAACGGTTGAAACCCCTTACACAATACATCAATATTTGCAGCAGAATAAGGACAGCGAACGGCGGACCGGCACGGCCGACTGGAACGGGGAATCGGTGACGGTCTCGCAAATATCCTCTAGTGTTGAGGATTGGCAGTATGTCTCTATCGTTCCGACCCGGATCTATGCCAAGAAGCTGATGGTGATCCGCAGCATCACCTTTGCCGGTGTGGCTGCTGTTCTGCTGCTGGGCGGCATCGCCGCCTGGTGGTTCACCCGCCGGAATTACCGGCCGCTCGGCCGGATTATGGATATTATCTCTGATAAGGTCAAGGGGAAGCTGGAACAGCCGGATGATGAGTTCGGCATCCTGCAGACGGTGCTGACCCGGGCCTGGGAGGAGCAGGACCAGTTCGCCACGCGGCTGAAGGAGCAGCAGTCGATGGTGCGCAGCAGCTTCCTGGCGAGGCTGCTAAAGGGGCGGGTGCAGCCGGGAGAAGGGCTTGCCGGTGAGATGGAGCGTCTGGGCCTTTTTTGGGAGAGTGATTCCTTCGCGGTACTGCTGGTACACCTGGAGAATTATGAGGGTCTGTTCCGCACACGGGCCCCGGAGGATGAGGAGGGGAAGCGCCAGTTCGTCCATCTGATCCTGACTAATGTGCTGGAGGAGCTGCTGGGCCCGGCCGGTCCGGTCTATTCCGCAGAGATGGATGGGCGGATCGCGCTGCTGGTCAATCTCCGGAGAAATGCGGCGGACGCTGTGCCGGAGCTGATCCGGGCGACCGGGGAGGCGCAGCATTTCATTCAGTCCCGCTTCCTGATCTATTTCTCCGTTGGCGTCAGCAGTGTCCACACCTCTCTGGCAGACATCTCCGCCTGCTTCCGGGAGTCGGAGGAGGCGCTGGAATACCGGCTGATTCTCGGCATCGGCCAGATTATTGACCAGGACCGTATCCGGCAGCCCAAGGAGGAGCTATATTATCCGCTCGATCTGGAGCGTCAGCTGGTCAATTATATTGCCACAGGCAATTATGCCCGTTCCACCGAGGTGATGAATGAGATTCTAATGACCAATTTTGCCGGGGAGCCCTTATCCGTTGAGCTGGCCCGCTGCCTGATGTTCGAGCTGATCGGGACCATGCTGAAGGCTACGGAGCAGCTCAAGACCGATGACCTGAAGGAGCTGACCCGGCGCAATGAGCTGATCCGGCGGCTTTTTGCCTGTGAGACCTTCGAGGAGATAGAGACGGAGCTGCTGCAGATTCTGGAGACGGTCTGCCAGATGGTGCATGAACGCAAGCGTTCCCACAACACCGAGCTGAAGGAGCAGCTCCTGGAATTCATTCATGAGAATTACAATGATGTGAATCTGGGACTGACCCATATCTCGGAACGCTTCCGGTTCCATCCTACGTATGTCTCGAAGTATTTCAAGGAACAGACCGGCACCAACGTTATCGACTATATCAACCAGTATCGGATCGAAGAAGCCAAGCGGATTCTGGAGGCGGATGAACTGAATGTGCAGGAGGTCTCGGAGCGTGTGGGCTTCCTGAACAGCAATTCCTTAATCCGTGTGTTCAAGAAATATGAGGGGATCACTCCGGGCCAGTACAAACAGGCTAATCGGCTGATCCAGCAAGATAACTTATAA
- a CDS encoding carbohydrate ABC transporter permease, translating into MTIKRTIGEKLFDSLNVLLMVLLIIITLYPLWHVLNASLSDSNRLMAHSGLLLLPDGFNLDSYKLVLSNPSILSGYRNTLVIVVLGTALNLLFTILGAYTLSRKSFMLRNPIMLAIVFTMFFNGGIIPTYLLINNTLHLGNNLLALIVPGLVSSYNLIIMRTAFQGISESLLESARIDGAGEMRILWRIVVPLSMPVIAVMILFYGVGHWNSWFSAILYIRDRDLYPLQLVLREILIQNSTDSMTTSAAMGDKEAIGESVKYATVMVATLPILFIYPFLQKYFVKGVMIGAIKE; encoded by the coding sequence ATGACGATTAAACGAACGATAGGCGAAAAACTGTTTGACAGTCTCAATGTGCTGCTCATGGTTCTGCTTATTATCATCACTTTGTATCCGCTGTGGCATGTGCTGAATGCCTCGTTAAGCGACTCCAACCGGCTGATGGCCCATAGCGGGCTGCTGCTGCTCCCGGACGGGTTCAATCTGGACAGCTACAAGCTGGTGCTCAGTAATCCGAGCATTCTCTCCGGCTACCGCAATACGCTGGTGATCGTAGTGCTGGGCACGGCGCTCAATTTGCTTTTTACTATCCTGGGGGCCTATACCCTGTCCCGCAAAAGCTTCATGCTGCGCAATCCGATCATGCTGGCCATTGTATTCACCATGTTCTTCAACGGCGGGATTATCCCGACCTACCTGCTGATCAACAATACGCTCCACCTCGGCAATAACCTGCTGGCACTGATTGTACCCGGGCTGGTCAGCAGTTATAATCTGATCATTATGCGTACAGCCTTTCAGGGAATCTCCGAGAGTCTGCTGGAATCGGCCAGAATCGACGGGGCGGGGGAGATGCGCATTCTCTGGCGGATTGTCGTACCCTTATCGATGCCGGTCATTGCGGTCATGATTCTGTTCTACGGCGTAGGCCACTGGAACTCCTGGTTCAGCGCCATTTTGTATATCCGCGACCGTGATTTGTATCCGCTTCAATTGGTGCTGCGTGAGATTCTCATCCAGAATAGTACGGATTCGATGACCACCTCGGCAGCTATGGGTGACAAGGAAGCGATTGGAGAAAGTGTGAAATACGCAACGGTGATGGTGGCGACACTGCCGATTCTGTTTATTTATCCGTTTTTGCAGAAGTATTTTGTGAAGGGCGTCATGATTGGCGCAATCAAGGAATAG
- a CDS encoding ABC transporter permease subunit — translation MTQKLSLVWLNYKRNKVIYWMALPVVLYFLIFKYLPMYGAVIAFKEYTVGKGIWGSEWVGLQHFRDFFQSYYFWRVLKNTLILSFYQLLFGFPAPILLALLLNELRHELFKRTVQTVSYIPHFISLVVICGMVVDFSSRDGLFNSIITFFGGESSALLSDPGNFRTIYTASSIWQELGFSTIIYLAALSGINPELYDASKVDGASRIRRVWHITLPGIIPMIVILLILRIGGLMEIGFEKVILLYNPNVYDTADVISTFVYRKGISESAEFSYTTAVGLFQSLVNFILLIGANRLSKAVSDNKLF, via the coding sequence GTGACACAGAAGTTATCCCTGGTATGGCTGAATTACAAGCGGAATAAAGTGATCTACTGGATGGCTCTTCCGGTGGTGTTATACTTCCTGATCTTCAAGTATCTGCCGATGTATGGTGCGGTCATCGCTTTCAAGGAGTATACCGTCGGCAAGGGCATCTGGGGCAGCGAATGGGTGGGGCTGCAGCATTTCCGCGATTTTTTTCAGAGCTATTATTTCTGGCGGGTGCTCAAAAACACACTGATTCTCAGCTTCTACCAGCTGCTGTTTGGCTTCCCGGCCCCGATCCTGCTGGCGCTGCTGCTCAATGAGCTGAGGCATGAGCTGTTCAAACGCACGGTGCAGACGGTCTCTTATATCCCCCACTTTATCTCTCTGGTGGTCATTTGCGGGATGGTGGTCGATTTCTCCTCCCGTGACGGGCTGTTCAATTCGATCATTACGTTCTTCGGCGGGGAGAGCAGCGCGCTGCTGAGTGATCCGGGCAATTTCCGCACGATCTATACGGCCTCCTCCATCTGGCAGGAGCTGGGGTTCTCGACCATTATCTATCTGGCTGCCCTCAGCGGAATTAACCCGGAGCTCTACGATGCGTCGAAGGTGGACGGGGCCAGCAGGATACGCCGGGTATGGCATATTACGCTGCCGGGAATTATCCCGATGATTGTGATTCTGCTGATTCTGCGCATAGGCGGACTGATGGAGATCGGCTTCGAGAAGGTGATCCTGCTCTATAATCCCAATGTCTACGATACAGCGGATGTCATCTCCACCTTCGTCTACCGCAAAGGGATCAGTGAGAGTGCAGAGTTCAGCTATACGACGGCCGTCGGCCTGTTCCAATCGCTGGTCAATTTCATTCTGCTCATCGGCGCCAACCGTCTCTCCAAGGCGGTATCCGACAATAAGCTGTTCTAA